The following proteins are co-located in the Microbacterium sp. SORGH_AS_0888 genome:
- the sufD gene encoding Fe-S cluster assembly protein SufD, with protein sequence MSATTTAPGTAEKGHIDPASAFVPVQTRSERQTSFDPADFGAPTGREVNWKHTPVERLAALFVDEPAPHGVISVEVSAPDVVEQTRLRPDAAPRGEVFTPEDVTSAIAWHQESEAPLLRIPAGVELDEPVVVTLTGNGGVAHAHVVIEAAPQSRGVVVLRHRGSAQHAQNVEIVVRDGAHLTLVSVQEWEDDAIHLSAHQARVAKDATLRHVVVSFGGGVVRVNPSVELAGAGARGELYGLAFADAGQHLESQVYLHHKGPHTVGDVLYKGALQGASAHTVWIGDVLIGPDAVGTDSYEANRNLVLTEGARADSIPNLEIETGDIQGAGHASATGRFDDEQLFYLQARGIAEEEARRLVVLGFLMEIVQKIGVDDLAERLVTRIEAELAAGAAR encoded by the coding sequence ATGAGCGCGACCACAACGGCCCCCGGCACCGCCGAGAAGGGCCACATCGACCCTGCCTCCGCCTTCGTGCCGGTGCAGACCCGTTCGGAGCGGCAGACGTCGTTCGACCCGGCGGACTTCGGCGCGCCGACCGGCCGCGAGGTCAACTGGAAGCACACGCCCGTGGAGCGGCTCGCCGCGCTGTTCGTCGACGAGCCCGCCCCGCACGGCGTGATCTCGGTCGAGGTCAGCGCGCCCGACGTCGTCGAGCAGACGCGTCTGCGTCCGGATGCCGCCCCGCGCGGCGAGGTCTTCACGCCCGAGGACGTGACCAGCGCGATCGCCTGGCACCAGGAGTCCGAGGCACCGCTGCTGCGGATCCCGGCAGGGGTCGAGCTCGACGAGCCCGTGGTCGTCACCCTCACCGGAAACGGCGGCGTGGCCCATGCACACGTCGTGATCGAGGCGGCGCCTCAGTCGCGGGGCGTGGTCGTGCTCCGCCACCGCGGCTCCGCGCAGCACGCGCAGAACGTCGAGATCGTCGTCCGCGATGGGGCCCACCTGACGCTCGTGAGCGTGCAGGAGTGGGAGGACGACGCGATCCATCTCTCGGCCCACCAGGCGCGCGTGGCGAAGGACGCGACCCTCCGCCACGTCGTGGTCAGCTTCGGCGGCGGGGTCGTCCGCGTCAACCCGAGCGTCGAGCTCGCGGGCGCGGGCGCCAGGGGAGAGCTGTACGGGCTCGCCTTCGCCGACGCCGGGCAGCACCTGGAGAGCCAGGTCTACCTCCACCACAAGGGACCCCACACGGTCGGTGACGTCCTCTACAAGGGGGCGCTCCAGGGCGCGTCGGCGCACACCGTCTGGATCGGCGACGTCCTGATCGGCCCGGATGCGGTCGGCACCGACTCGTACGAGGCCAACCGCAATCTCGTGCTCACCGAGGGCGCCCGCGCCGACTCGATCCCGAACCTCGAGATCGAGACCGGCGACATCCAAGGCGCCGGCCACGCGAGCGCGACCGGCCGGTTCGACGACGAGCAGCTCTTCTACCTGCAGGCTCGGGGGATCGCCGAGGAGGAGGCGCGACGACTCGTCGTGCTGGGCTTCCTCATGGAGATCGTCCAGAAGATCGGTGTGGACGATCTCGCGGAGCGTCTCGTCACGCGGATCGAGGCCGAGCTCGCCGCCGGGGCCGCCCGATGA
- a CDS encoding non-heme iron oxygenase ferredoxin subunit, whose amino-acid sequence MSATRVCALSDLVQDEARRVEVDGVAIALVLDSSGEVHAIGDVCTHGDISLSDGFVEGDTLECWAHGSAFSLRTGKPLNLPAYEPVPVFVVTIDGDDVLIDPALKKEV is encoded by the coding sequence ATGAGCGCCACGCGCGTATGCGCGCTGTCCGATCTCGTCCAGGACGAGGCGCGCCGCGTCGAGGTGGACGGCGTGGCGATCGCGCTCGTGCTCGACTCGAGCGGCGAGGTGCACGCGATCGGAGACGTGTGCACCCACGGCGACATCTCGCTGTCCGACGGCTTCGTCGAGGGCGACACCCTCGAGTGCTGGGCCCATGGCTCGGCGTTCTCCCTCCGCACCGGCAAGCCCCTCAATCTCCCCGCTTATGAGCCCGTCCCGGTCTTCGTCGTCACGATCGACGGAGACGACGTGCTCATCGACCCCGCTCTGAAGAAGGAAGTCTGA
- the sufC gene encoding Fe-S cluster assembly ATPase SufC — protein MSVLEIHDLHVTVETEEGTTPILNGLDLTVRTGETHAIMGPNGSGKSTLAYTIAGHPKYTVTGGTITLDGDDVLAMSVDERARAGLFLAMQYPVEIPGVTVTNFLRTAKTAIDGEAPAIRSWTKDVKAAMSNLRMDPKFAQRNVNEGFSGGEKKRHEILQLELLKPQIAVLDETDSGLDVDALKIVSEGVNRAKSETDLGVLLITHYTRILRYIRPDFVHVMVKGRIVEEGGPELAEQLENEGYDRFLPSDAAIDA, from the coding sequence ATGTCTGTTCTCGAGATCCACGACCTGCACGTCACGGTCGAGACCGAGGAGGGCACGACGCCCATCCTGAACGGCCTCGATCTGACCGTCCGCACGGGTGAGACGCACGCCATCATGGGCCCGAACGGCTCGGGCAAGTCGACGCTCGCGTACACGATCGCCGGGCACCCGAAGTACACCGTCACCGGCGGCACCATCACGCTCGACGGCGACGACGTGCTCGCGATGAGCGTCGACGAGCGCGCACGGGCCGGTCTCTTCCTCGCCATGCAGTACCCGGTGGAGATCCCCGGCGTCACCGTGACGAACTTCCTCCGGACCGCGAAGACCGCGATCGACGGTGAGGCGCCGGCCATCCGCAGCTGGACGAAGGACGTCAAGGCCGCGATGAGCAACCTCCGGATGGACCCGAAGTTCGCGCAGCGCAACGTGAACGAGGGCTTCTCCGGAGGTGAGAAGAAGCGCCACGAGATCCTCCAGCTGGAGCTGCTCAAACCGCAGATCGCCGTGCTCGACGAGACCGACTCCGGCCTCGACGTCGATGCTCTCAAGATCGTCTCGGAGGGCGTGAACCGCGCGAAGTCCGAGACCGATCTGGGCGTCCTGCTCATCACGCATTACACCCGCATCCTGCGCTACATCCGACCCGACTTCGTGCACGTCATGGTCAAGGGCCGGATCGTCGAGGAGGGCGGACCCGAGCTGGCCGAGCAGTTGGAGAACGAGGGATACGACCGATTCCTCCCCTCCGACGCCGCGATCGACGCGTAG
- a CDS encoding metal-sulfur cluster assembly factor yields the protein MPATLTPEKYDEVTEALKDVMDPELGINVVDLGLIYDLAWDDENDALVIHMTLTSAGCPLTDVLEEQTAQALDEVVERFRINWVWMPPWGPERITDDGRDMMRALGFAI from the coding sequence ATGCCAGCGACGCTCACGCCGGAGAAGTACGACGAGGTCACCGAAGCCCTCAAGGACGTCATGGATCCCGAGCTCGGGATCAATGTCGTCGACCTCGGCCTCATCTACGACCTCGCCTGGGATGACGAGAACGACGCTCTCGTCATCCACATGACGCTCACCTCGGCCGGCTGCCCGCTGACCGATGTCCTGGAGGAGCAGACGGCTCAGGCCCTCGATGAGGTCGTCGAGCGGTTCCGCATCAACTGGGTGTGGATGCCGCCGTGGGGACCGGAGCGCATCACCGACGACGGTCGCGACATGATGCGCGCGCTCGGCTTCGCCATCTGA
- a CDS encoding MalY/PatB family protein: MPQPLQALPLEELRRRRSVKWRAYPEDVLPLFVAETDFPLAPAVHDVLAEAVARGDTGYTPSDPGIRAAYAGFAARRFGWDVDARRIRSTGDVMMGVVELLRRLTRPGDRVVVTPPVYPPFFDCVAEAGAETVSVPLVGLDDAPALDLAGIERAFAAGARALLLCNPHNPTGTVHAQTVLRELADIAHRHGAVVISDEIHAPLAGRDFTPFLSASEIAARVGYAVTSASKAFNLAGLKCALIITADDATTAVVSSLPDEVEWRTGLFGALAGTAAFSPASDEWLDRLRAAITANHALLADLLADRIPGARFRIPDAGYLAWVDLSALGWGDDPATRILREGRVALHHGPRFGPGGEGHVRINVGCAPEVLTEAVRRIEVLVR, from the coding sequence ATGCCGCAGCCGCTGCAGGCACTGCCGCTCGAGGAGCTCCGCAGGCGTCGGAGCGTGAAGTGGCGCGCCTACCCGGAGGACGTGCTGCCGCTGTTCGTCGCGGAGACCGACTTCCCCCTCGCACCGGCGGTCCACGACGTGCTCGCGGAGGCGGTCGCCCGCGGCGACACCGGGTACACCCCGTCCGACCCCGGGATCCGCGCCGCCTACGCGGGCTTCGCGGCACGACGGTTCGGGTGGGACGTGGACGCGCGTCGCATCCGCTCGACGGGCGACGTGATGATGGGCGTCGTCGAGCTGCTGCGCCGCCTCACGCGCCCGGGCGACCGGGTCGTCGTCACCCCGCCCGTGTACCCGCCGTTCTTCGACTGCGTCGCCGAGGCGGGCGCGGAGACCGTCTCGGTTCCCCTCGTGGGGCTCGACGACGCGCCCGCCCTCGACCTCGCGGGCATCGAACGGGCGTTCGCGGCGGGTGCCCGCGCCCTGCTGCTGTGCAATCCGCACAACCCCACCGGGACGGTGCACGCGCAGACCGTGCTGCGTGAGCTCGCCGACATCGCGCACCGACACGGCGCCGTCGTGATCAGCGACGAGATCCACGCGCCGCTCGCGGGCCGCGACTTCACCCCCTTCCTGTCCGCTTCCGAGATCGCGGCTCGGGTCGGATACGCCGTGACCTCCGCCAGCAAGGCGTTCAACCTCGCGGGTCTCAAGTGCGCCTTGATCATCACGGCGGATGACGCGACCACCGCGGTCGTCTCGTCGCTTCCCGACGAGGTCGAGTGGCGCACGGGCCTGTTCGGGGCGCTGGCGGGCACCGCCGCGTTCTCGCCGGCGAGCGACGAGTGGCTCGACCGGCTGCGGGCGGCGATCACCGCGAACCACGCACTGCTGGCCGATCTCCTCGCGGACCGCATTCCCGGCGCACGGTTCCGGATCCCGGATGCCGGCTACCTCGCGTGGGTGGATCTCTCCGCGCTCGGCTGGGGCGACGACCCGGCGACCAGGATCCTCCGCGAGGGCAGGGTGGCGCTGCACCACGGTCCCCGGTTCGGCCCGGGCGGAGAGGGTCATGTGCGGATCAACGTCGGCTGCGCGCCCGAGGTGCTGACCGAGGCCGTCCGTCGGATTGAAGTCCTTGTCAGGTAA
- a CDS encoding siderophore-interacting protein, with amino-acid sequence MTTVRAARPAYRPYLARVERVRRLSPHFVRITFGGEGFEHFRVGGPDQRIKVVLPFADGSFSDVGQHSESSDWYDRWRALPTAERNPFRTYTVRGVDPLLNLVDVDFVVHGDEGPAGAWAANAAAGQELLLVGPDVRGGVDGGGGYDWHPGTARRLLLAGDETAAPAIGAILESLDPQTDVDAFIEVPSAADALAIGAPHARVHWVAREQRPCGEGLIAAVTAWTRSAGDVLSAAAAPRPQVLEDIDVDAELLWDSPQDAEGEFYAWIAGESGTVKTLRRLLVQGHGVDRKRVAFMGYWRAGQSERME; translated from the coding sequence GTGACGACCGTTCGTGCCGCCCGGCCCGCCTACCGCCCCTATCTCGCTCGCGTCGAGCGCGTGCGGCGACTCAGCCCGCACTTCGTGCGCATCACCTTCGGCGGCGAGGGCTTCGAGCACTTCCGCGTCGGAGGTCCGGATCAGCGCATCAAGGTCGTGCTTCCGTTCGCCGACGGCTCGTTCTCCGACGTCGGGCAGCACAGCGAAAGTTCCGACTGGTACGACCGCTGGCGAGCGCTGCCCACCGCGGAGCGCAATCCGTTCCGCACCTACACCGTGCGCGGCGTCGACCCGTTGCTCAACCTCGTCGACGTCGACTTCGTCGTCCACGGCGACGAGGGCCCGGCGGGCGCCTGGGCGGCGAACGCCGCTGCGGGGCAGGAGCTGCTGCTCGTCGGTCCCGACGTGCGCGGCGGCGTCGACGGAGGCGGCGGCTACGACTGGCACCCCGGCACGGCACGCCGGCTGCTGCTCGCCGGTGACGAGACCGCGGCGCCGGCGATCGGCGCGATCCTCGAGAGCCTCGACCCCCAGACGGACGTCGACGCCTTCATCGAGGTCCCCTCGGCCGCCGATGCCCTGGCGATCGGCGCCCCGCACGCTCGCGTGCACTGGGTCGCACGCGAGCAACGTCCCTGCGGAGAAGGGCTGATCGCGGCCGTCACCGCGTGGACGCGGTCGGCCGGCGACGTCCTCTCCGCCGCGGCGGCGCCGCGACCCCAGGTGCTCGAGGACATCGACGTCGACGCGGAGCTGCTCTGGGACAGCCCGCAGGACGCCGAGGGCGAGTTCTACGCCTGGATCGCGGGGGAGTCCGGAACCGTCAAGACGCTGCGTCGCCTGCTCGTGCAGGGACACGGCGTCGATCGGAAGCGGGTCGCGTTCATGGGCTACTGGCGAGCGGGGCAGTCGGAACGTATGGAATGA
- a CDS encoding iron ABC transporter permease, with the protein MTGATRLRRARLVLVLAVLLLAAATLLGLMVGARPIPPAVVIDALVRFDPASNDHVVVLTQRVPRTVIGLVAGAALALAGTLMQGLTRNPLADPGLLGINAGASVAVLTAITLFGLTNPGAFVWFAFAGAAIAAVAVAVVGTRGPDGTNPAKLALTGAAMTAGLTAVATLILTTSVLTFDVYRYWQVGGLTARGLDAVAVVAVPVAAGAVIAFLCARGLDLLALGEESAIALGHHVRRTRALGILATVLLCGGATAIAGPIVFVGLVVPHVLRPLVGTDHRWLMLTAIPAGAALLVCADVVGRIIAPPGEVQAGVVVAFVGAPLLIWLVLRRGRVLL; encoded by the coding sequence ATGACGGGCGCGACTCGGCTCCGCCGGGCGCGGCTCGTCCTCGTCCTCGCCGTCCTCCTGCTCGCCGCCGCCACGCTGCTCGGGCTCATGGTCGGCGCGCGCCCCATCCCGCCCGCGGTCGTGATCGACGCGCTCGTGCGGTTCGACCCCGCCTCGAACGACCACGTGGTCGTCCTCACGCAGCGCGTGCCGCGCACCGTGATCGGACTCGTCGCCGGAGCAGCCCTGGCACTCGCCGGCACTCTGATGCAGGGGCTGACCCGTAACCCGCTCGCCGATCCCGGTCTCCTCGGCATCAACGCCGGAGCCTCTGTCGCGGTCCTCACCGCGATCACACTGTTCGGTCTGACGAACCCGGGCGCCTTCGTCTGGTTCGCCTTCGCGGGCGCCGCCATCGCCGCCGTGGCGGTCGCCGTCGTCGGCACGCGCGGGCCCGACGGGACCAACCCCGCGAAGCTGGCCCTCACGGGCGCCGCCATGACGGCGGGACTGACCGCGGTCGCGACCCTGATCCTCACGACCTCCGTGCTGACCTTCGACGTCTACCGGTACTGGCAGGTCGGCGGGCTGACGGCCCGCGGGCTGGATGCGGTCGCGGTGGTGGCCGTGCCGGTCGCTGCGGGCGCGGTGATCGCGTTCCTCTGCGCCCGAGGACTCGACCTCCTCGCGCTCGGGGAAGAGAGCGCGATCGCCCTCGGCCACCACGTACGACGCACGCGGGCCCTCGGCATCCTCGCCACCGTGCTGCTGTGCGGAGGGGCGACCGCCATCGCCGGTCCCATCGTGTTCGTCGGCCTCGTGGTGCCGCACGTGTTGCGACCTCTCGTCGGCACGGACCACAGGTGGCTCATGCTGACGGCGATCCCGGCCGGCGCCGCGCTCCTCGTGTGCGCCGACGTCGTCGGCCGGATCATCGCCCCGCCCGGCGAGGTACAGGCGGGAGTCGTGGTCGCGTTCGTGGGCGCACCGTTGCTCATCTGGCTCGTCCTGCGGCGCGGAAGGGTGCTGCTGTGA
- a CDS encoding iron chelate uptake ABC transporter family permease subunit produces the protein MNADAPSVSTAGAAAWTSSASGSLDAVRGRARRRRLLVVSGVLLLGAVVAAASLSLGDYPLPPADLWRTLWGGGERIQSYVVFQVRLPRLLMALLVGACLAVAGALLQTLLRNPLASPDLLGVSGGAGAAAVLAMVVWRLTGPGLAFAAFAGGVGVAAFLLLAGHRRVDGGYRLILAGIGVSFLSVSVTSFLLVRAQLQLAQDALVWLTGSLSATTWASIVTVALVAVAALPIVVLCARWLPITQLGTATAISLGVRTGRVRLLTVGAAVLLVAVTCAFTGPISFIALCAPAIARPLIGHGGIAVGTSAGIGAVLLASADLVAQFAIPGRSVPVGVVTGAIGAVFLLWLLSASKGRTL, from the coding sequence GTGAACGCCGACGCTCCGTCCGTCTCGACGGCGGGCGCGGCGGCATGGACGTCGTCGGCATCCGGCTCGCTCGACGCGGTGCGCGGCCGCGCGCGCCGCCGACGTCTCCTCGTCGTCTCCGGCGTGCTGCTGCTCGGCGCCGTCGTGGCCGCCGCGTCGTTGTCGCTGGGCGACTACCCGCTGCCGCCGGCCGATCTCTGGCGCACCCTGTGGGGCGGAGGCGAGCGCATCCAGTCCTACGTCGTGTTCCAGGTGCGACTCCCGCGCCTGCTGATGGCTCTGCTCGTCGGCGCCTGTCTCGCGGTCGCGGGAGCGCTCCTGCAGACCCTCCTGCGCAACCCGCTCGCGAGTCCCGACCTGCTCGGCGTCAGCGGGGGCGCCGGCGCCGCGGCCGTGCTCGCGATGGTCGTGTGGCGGCTCACCGGGCCCGGACTCGCGTTCGCGGCGTTCGCCGGAGGGGTGGGGGTGGCGGCGTTCCTCCTCCTGGCCGGCCACCGCCGCGTGGACGGCGGCTATCGCCTGATCCTCGCCGGCATCGGCGTGTCCTTCCTCTCGGTGTCGGTCACGAGCTTCCTCCTCGTCCGGGCGCAGCTCCAGCTCGCCCAGGACGCGCTCGTGTGGCTCACCGGAAGCCTCTCGGCCACGACCTGGGCGAGCATCGTGACGGTCGCGCTCGTCGCCGTCGCCGCACTGCCGATCGTGGTGCTCTGCGCGCGATGGCTGCCGATCACCCAGCTGGGCACGGCGACGGCCATATCGCTCGGCGTGCGCACCGGCAGGGTGCGCCTCCTGACGGTGGGCGCGGCGGTTCTGCTGGTCGCGGTGACCTGCGCGTTCACCGGACCGATCTCCTTCATCGCGCTGTGCGCACCGGCCATCGCGCGCCCGTTGATCGGCCATGGCGGGATCGCCGTCGGCACGAGCGCGGGCATCGGCGCGGTGCTGCTGGCCTCCGCCGACCTCGTCGCCCAGTTCGCCATCCCGGGCCGCTCCGTGCCGGTCGGCGTGGTGACGGGCGCCATCGGCGCGGTCTTCCTCCTCTGGCTGCTCTCCGCCTCGAAAGGACGCACGCTGTGA
- a CDS encoding ABC transporter ATP-binding protein — MTDTSSPRLAVHGISAGYAGRTVIDGLDLSFAPGRMTAIIGANACGKSTLLSTLARVLTPTAGHVSLDGDDVASLPRRRFARQVGLLPQQPTAPDGLTVAELVSRGRHPHRGVFQRWSTADSASVDAAMTTTGVAALADRPVGDLSGGQRQRVWIAMALAQEPRILLLDEPTTFLDLSHQIEVLDLLRELNHTSGTTIIAVLHELNLAARYADELIVMKGGRALAQGTPTDVLTRDVVAEAFALDALVTPDPLTQTPLVIPVPGGAHAPRDRG, encoded by the coding sequence GTGACCGACACCTCATCGCCACGGCTGGCCGTGCACGGCATCTCCGCAGGGTATGCGGGGCGAACCGTGATCGACGGGCTCGATCTCTCGTTCGCGCCGGGGCGCATGACCGCGATCATCGGCGCGAACGCGTGCGGCAAGTCGACCCTGCTGAGCACCCTCGCCCGCGTTCTCACGCCGACGGCCGGACATGTCTCGCTGGATGGCGATGATGTCGCCTCCCTCCCTCGACGTCGCTTCGCCCGACAGGTCGGCCTGCTCCCGCAACAGCCGACGGCGCCGGACGGGCTCACGGTCGCGGAGCTCGTGTCCCGCGGACGCCATCCGCACCGCGGCGTGTTCCAGCGCTGGAGCACGGCGGACAGTGCGAGCGTCGACGCGGCGATGACGACGACCGGCGTCGCAGCTCTCGCCGACCGCCCGGTCGGCGACCTGTCCGGCGGCCAGCGACAGCGGGTGTGGATCGCGATGGCGCTCGCTCAGGAGCCCCGCATCCTGCTCTTGGACGAGCCGACGACGTTCCTCGACCTGAGCCATCAGATCGAGGTGCTCGATCTCCTGCGCGAGCTCAACCACACCAGCGGCACCACCATCATCGCGGTGCTGCACGAGCTCAACCTCGCTGCGCGATACGCGGACGAGCTCATCGTGATGAAGGGCGGACGCGCGCTCGCACAGGGCACTCCGACGGACGTGCTGACCCGCGACGTCGTCGCCGAGGCGTTCGCGCTCGACGCCCTCGTCACCCCGGATCCGCTCACCCAGACCCCCCTCGTCATCCCGGTCCCTGGCGGCGCGCACGCCCCCAGGGACCGTGGGTGA
- a CDS encoding ABC transporter substrate-binding protein — MSRISFRWRAAALALAGALALSGCAAGTPATGASDTNSGGAVTFTHMYGQTTIDHRPERVATWGWGSADAVLALGVMPVAIPADTYGAPDTGVTPWMQAAIDKVGGTPPTILKSTSDELPIEQLLATDPDVLIAPYSGLTQDEYDKVTAAGVPVVAPAKATWSTPWREVITDTGKALGLDSQATTLIDDLNGQVAAAAAAHPEFAGTTIAFASDTIDTFYLYLPADARVELLEDLGFTSAPSVTALDNGSATFYTTVSAENLDRIDADVIFVYAADDAALNTFLTSARTTAIPAVKKGAVASIVGNVDSDAVSPTALTLPYILPTLVDQLAQATAKAKA, encoded by the coding sequence ATGTCCCGAATCTCCTTCCGGTGGCGCGCCGCGGCGCTCGCACTCGCGGGGGCGCTCGCGCTCTCGGGTTGCGCCGCGGGCACGCCCGCAACCGGCGCCTCCGACACGAACAGCGGCGGCGCGGTGACCTTCACCCACATGTACGGCCAGACCACGATCGACCACCGCCCCGAGCGCGTCGCGACCTGGGGATGGGGGTCCGCCGACGCGGTGCTCGCGCTGGGCGTGATGCCCGTCGCGATCCCCGCCGACACCTACGGCGCTCCGGACACCGGCGTGACGCCGTGGATGCAGGCGGCGATCGACAAGGTCGGCGGCACGCCGCCGACGATCCTCAAGAGCACGAGCGACGAGCTTCCCATCGAGCAGTTGCTGGCGACCGACCCGGACGTGCTCATCGCGCCGTACTCGGGGCTGACGCAGGACGAGTACGACAAGGTCACCGCGGCGGGGGTGCCGGTCGTGGCACCGGCGAAGGCCACCTGGTCTACTCCGTGGCGCGAGGTCATCACCGACACCGGAAAGGCGCTCGGCCTCGACTCCCAGGCGACGACGCTCATCGACGACCTCAACGGCCAGGTCGCCGCCGCAGCGGCGGCACACCCCGAGTTCGCGGGCACGACCATCGCGTTCGCATCCGACACGATCGACACGTTCTACCTCTACCTCCCGGCCGACGCCCGCGTCGAGCTCCTCGAGGATCTCGGCTTCACGAGCGCCCCCTCGGTGACGGCGCTCGACAACGGGTCCGCCACGTTCTACACGACGGTCAGCGCCGAGAACCTCGACCGGATCGACGCGGACGTGATCTTCGTCTACGCCGCCGATGACGCAGCGCTGAACACCTTCCTGACCTCGGCACGGACCACGGCGATCCCCGCGGTCAAGAAGGGGGCGGTCGCCTCGATCGTCGGCAACGTCGACAGCGACGCCGTCTCGCCCACCGCCCTGACACTGCCCTACATCCTGCCCACGCTCGTCGACCAGCTCGCGCAGGCGACCGCGAAGGCCAAGGCCTGA
- a CDS encoding biotin transporter BioY — protein sequence MSSFASALPRRRVLADLIARPSSRALALAVDAGVVVAGTIFVALLAQVTIPLPIVPITGQTLAVLVVGASLGAVRAASALLLYAFVGVVGLPVFSEGASGPGVLFGSTGGFIVGFIVSAALVGWMSERQWDRRFVKALVTFVVGTVVTFAVGLPWLFVWFSAIGAETYTAWGYATALQGTIESGLLPFILPGVVKAVIAAALIPGAWALVRALDTRKGR from the coding sequence ATGTCGTCCTTTGCCTCCGCACTTCCCCGGCGCCGCGTGCTCGCCGATCTCATCGCCCGACCGTCGTCCCGCGCGCTCGCCCTGGCGGTCGACGCCGGCGTGGTCGTCGCGGGCACGATCTTCGTCGCTCTGCTCGCGCAGGTGACGATCCCGCTTCCGATCGTCCCCATCACCGGGCAGACGCTCGCCGTGCTCGTCGTGGGCGCCTCGCTCGGCGCGGTGCGCGCCGCATCCGCCCTCCTGCTCTACGCGTTCGTCGGCGTCGTCGGCCTCCCGGTGTTCTCCGAGGGGGCGTCCGGTCCGGGCGTCCTCTTCGGCTCCACCGGCGGCTTCATCGTCGGCTTCATCGTCTCCGCGGCGCTCGTCGGCTGGATGTCGGAGCGTCAGTGGGACCGGCGGTTCGTCAAGGCGCTCGTGACCTTCGTGGTCGGCACGGTCGTGACGTTCGCCGTCGGCCTGCCGTGGCTGTTCGTGTGGTTCTCCGCGATCGGCGCCGAGACCTACACGGCGTGGGGCTATGCGACCGCGCTGCAGGGCACGATCGAGTCGGGACTGCTTCCGTTCATCCTGCCGGGCGTCGTGAAGGCCGTGATCGCTGCGGCGCTCATCCCGGGCGCGTGGGCGCTCGTTCGCGCGCTGGACACCCGCAAGGGACGCTGA